CTGAAATCAGTAAATAACTGCAGCTGgctttttgtaatgacccactactctagacttttggaccattaacgaaactatacataaaacttacatttttgcgaaaataccatactttattggaaacttgtagaaatagagttactttcataaataagtaggatatgggtacccattgtctttaaaacaaaaaaataacttaaagtaaaaagagttacatagaaagtgcggaaaatacatttgaaaccataaaaaacataaacaagactacatcctcgaatcgaataacgctcggccccttgactccattcacctatcgatacacatcctctaagcgtcacgaatctttccgcctctaaagcttatttcctgcacataaacagaaaggaatgagcctaatgcccagcaaggaaaatctaacacatagtcataaacataatttcataagaaacataaagacatatcataacacataatacacttattataatggccattattacttggggtcccatagactaaacaagcttatgcccatgagattagtggggtcctaccagctaaataggcttatgcccacaatctttttggggtcttgttagtcaaatagggcatatgcccaagcctacaacatacacatcaataacatattcataacatatgaaaacataacacataagataacataaacataaacatatagattctagcctattttccttaccaaagttaccgggatataatggactgagttgggacttttggaacactcctaaaaccataatgagaaagagtgagtcttatgaagaagaagaaatgaaaatgaataggaagactaaaccattgagaaaatatgcttaccacaacttatgtgcttaagaacttggattccctaaccaaaataaagattaaggttagagattgagtagaagactatgaggaagaaaataacataatacagaaaggaactagagtttttggttacctcaaagacttgaaagaccaatctacacctcaaccgaaatactatagatcctcacttcccaaagtgtttgataagcttatgatgtttaagcttatgattttcccaaaccaggtgtttacactctcacactcacttaacactagcagcttctgaacttagagcaaaaggtgaataatggctgggtactaggtcctatttatagagtttgggaatgaaagtatcttgattttacttgaataaaaaataatggctttttaagtgaaaatcatttgaataatcgttcagcagaggctgaagactcgttcaaaagatgctggacttatggaggagtttgaatggctgaaaggaaaagaattaaaaaacaattgaacatatgctgaaggaggcgatatatcgccccctgtaggcgatatatcgcctgggccagtatgcccgaggcgaccgtgcatcgtctcgtgttttccgtatctacgtgctgcaatatatcggcatacgctgaatatttaaacacgaaattacacatttttagctaagtttgaatggagtaaacagccttgactaagcgctcaacgtactcaaagctgttgactgaccctataacattcaaactttactccttattagatttaatccccaaaaatacttaatccttaatcaccattcataacatgtgtttaaaatcctattggttgatgtctaaaccttataatataataaatataatccttaatatcagtcactttaatcaaaccttaggttatacttaatattcttaaactatagattaaacttagaaaatctataagtactactatgagtgtccaaataattcccggtctgaaccaaaaatccatagtaacaaagataatgctataaatactatcatactattatctatcttagctaagtaaagttcttggactctacacttttGTCCACGTCAGACTTCACTTTCCAGATTTGCTAACATTTTGGCCTACAGCATTCGAGCAACAATTCCAACTTTCTGtcccctttttcttttgattcCCTTGCGAGTTTAAGGTTCCTTTCCTAGATAACAAAACACacatatttacataaatatttacaattacTACCAACAAATCACAAGACTCTTGAATTGACacactaattagaaaataaaggtaaaaactaaacaaacttacAATTAACAACACCCTCATTACTCTTTTCACCCAAAATTCAagttcaaagttaataaaaataactctaaatcatagagttatcacaccccaaacttggcatattgctcgtcctcgagtaatgaaaaacagaagcaaaataaacacaacaaacactaagacaacaacaaacacaaattTGTAAATGAGAGAGTACTGATCAATCAATCATAGCTTAGTGAAGAAAATGCTCTCAGAATTATGTGGAATGGAATGATATGATGGTAGTGAATATGCCTTGACTTTATATGTCTCAATCTCATTTTAAGTGCTATAGTTATCACTAATGCCTCCCAAAAGTAACCCAATCACTAGAGTGTACAAATGCTTCCCAACAACACCTTGAATTCCTCTAACAACTACTCTTGATCCTCAAGTTTAAATATCTGCTCCCATAGGTTGAATTAGTGCaatcctctccactaatgtagtctaGCTTTACCCCCTAGATCAAAAAGACTTTACTCgtcttgtaatgtaaggcttagGTTAGGGTAGGATAAAAGGTAATATTTCTATGGCTTATAACCTAACCACCTCAACTTATCAAGAAcctctcttattattattttttctcaaGCTTTCACCCCAAAATGTATTTGTAACCCACAATGAATCATTTAatttagctctaattctcttgctactgttatttgtatttctttattatttcttttttatatatatatatattttaatttttcttttcttttcttttctttttttctaaaaACAACATGACATTGAAACAGCAAAAAGATATATAGCAAGAGAATTATGTACATTTTCTTGTGAGCTCATTCCCACACACCCcaaacttaaatcccatcattgtCCCCAACGTGGCTAATAAATGAAACTTGGAATAGCTCACCACATGGCTAAAAACTAACCCCACTCACCCCAAACTGACTGCAAATAATTTGTTCTTAATAAATTTCAGCAGCTAGGTTTGGTTAATGAAAGTTAAAAATAACAATTTAAGCAGGGGGTTATCATTAATGACAGGTATTAAGAAAGAATAGGCAAATTAGCTCAACTAAGGGGAATTAATATACAATGGGAAAGCTTGAAAGGCACAAACGTCCAAGGATGGCCTAGATCATGTCTAAGTGGTAAAGctagctaggatttcgcctcaaggattACACTAACCAATTCTAGAAGCTTAAACTTTCTCAAGATGTTGTTTATTCTAGAGATCCAAAGCATGGTGGGATAGCACGAGCACACAACTATTGAAAGAATCACTAATAGATGGCATTAAAGATAGCAATAGCACCTAAACTAGCATATTTAACACATAAAATCAGGGCATAACACAAATGGAGGAAGGTGGATGATATCATCATCGAGCGCTACGCTAAGCCAGACCAAACAACAGTATCTCTCAACCACAAATACAGACAACACACAATCACAGCTATTAAAGTTCAATGCTAAAACACAATTTAAACAACCTAAACTAAAAACACAATAAGAACAGTCACAAAACacaaaataacataaattaatcagaaaataaaataacaagtaAATGAAACCCCCTCTTTACTCGGAATCCTCGCCATGGGACTCCTCTATTTCGTCAACAACGCCAGAAAACTTGTTTAATGGATTCAATAGCCGAGAATGGACCCAAAGCGTGAGTTACCCACGCTGGAAGAACACGGAACTTGCGCAGGTACTATGTGGGATAGAGAGGCGGAGCAGAGTCACGCCTGGTGAGGGTCGCTGGGCTCTATTGTCGGCCTGGTTGTGGGTTTGTGGTGGTTGGGAGGCTCGGAGGTGGTACTGGGCAGCGGTTGAGGGAAGAAGATGGAGGATGGGTTAATGGGTCTTGTGAGGCTGAGTTGGTCGGTCAGGGTCGACCGCTGGGTTGTGGTTCGTGGAGATGGTTCGGTGAGGGGCTGGTTGAGTGGGTCGTGGGTGGCGGCTGGAGAAAGTGGAGTGGGGAGAAGAAGCTGATGAAGAAAATAGAGGGATGGGTTAGAATTTTGGGGTTATTTAATTTGTTAGGTAAACTAATCTATTTTagctctccccccccccccccccccccccttttttttatAAGGGCCTCAAACTTTCTCAGAAGAACATGCTCCCAGTTGATATAGCAATGCTATAGCATAGCATTTTTTTCCTCCTGCGTCCCTGATAAATGCTGAAGCAATGCTATAACAACTGGGACTTTCCAGCTTTTTGGAAATTCTCTGTCTTATAACCGAGCTTGTCCAACTTCCCATATTACAGATTCCTTTCTTCCCCCTGCAATAAATCATTACAAACACCAGCAAACACACTTAGTAACCTCAAGAAAACACaagtatatgtatttatatattattattattattattatttgcttttctttttcttcttttttttttctttttacaaggggtggtacaccccaaacttaattacatatattatttattCACAATCTGTCTCTTTCACTCATGGGTTGCCCAAGTGTGATACATTAAATACATGGCAGCCCATAGTCCTTCTCCTTCAAGAATCCTTCAAAATGATGGAGGTCTTTGCTCTATCGACCTCCCCTCCAAGGTAGTGCTTAAGTTGATGGCCATTCACTTTAAACTCTCTTCCTGAAATTTCATCACGCAAGTCCAATGCACCACAAGGAAAGACTTTAATTATCAAGAATGAATCAGAGAAACTTGATGCTAGCTGTCTGGAACTTGCTTTCATTTTAGAATTAGAGAAATACACCCGCTGCCCCACTTCAAACCTTTGGGAATGAGCTTTCCTACCacacttctttttcttctttctacgTGGCTCTTGCAAATGAGACGATGCCTTGTTTATACTTGCCCCTAGCTCATTGTTGCTCTCAAATTATTTAAGAGATAGCCTCGTCCTCACTTTCTTGATATACCTTGTGGGTACCTCTTCCTCCATATTAGAGTTCTTGACAGTGATGGCCAAACAATCTCCTACTTCATCTGGAGAACGTATAGGATTGAATACCTTGAAAGTTACCTGTTCTTCTTGAGCTCTCATTGTGAGCTCCCCTTTTTCCACGTCAATCAAGGTCCTCCCAGTAGCTAGAAATGGCTTACCCAAGATAATGGGAACATCTCTATCCACTTCATAATCAAGAATGATGAAATCGGCCGGAAAAATGAACTTATCAACTTGCACTAGAacatcttcaatttttccttccGGGTGTGCCATAGAAAGATCTGCCAATTGCAAAGTGACTGTAGTTAGCCTCActtctccaattcccaacttcttaaaaATAGACATAGGCATCAAGTTAATACTAGCTCCCAAGTCACATAAAGCTCTACCCACATCTCTTCCACCAATAGAGCAAGGAATTGTAAAGCTACCCGGATCCTTCAACTTAGGAGGAATTTTACTCTTCAACATGGCACTACAGCCTTCCGTCAAGGCCACCGTTTCAAACTCACCAAGTCTCCTTTTCTTAGTCAAAATGTCCTTCAAAAACTTTACATAATTTGGCATTTGCTCCAAGGCCTCCACTAGTGGTATATTGATATGGAGTTGCTTCAAAATGTCTAAAAACCTTCGGAATTGGCCATCTTGTTGCTGTTTTTGAAATCtttgaggaaatggtggaggtggcttgctcaAACACTTTTCTGCCGCAGATTGCTGAACTGATGCTGTAGCATTCTGGGTAAATTCAGCAGCTGAACTTGCTgagttttccctcttttcttcaccaatttggattgaagtgggcttgTTTTTTCTCTTATCTTTCTCCTCATTTAACTCCAGATTTTTCCCACTCCTCAAAGTCACCACTTTGCACTGCTCTTTTCCATCCCTCCTTGGATTTTCGGTGTCACTAGGCAAGGAACCTTGGGGTCGATTTTTCAAGTCATTAGCTAAATGCCCCAATTGAATTTCCAAATTCCGAAGAGAAGCTGCCTGGCTTTGAATTACAGCGTCATTCTTGGCCATATAATCTCTCATTAAATTCTCCAAAGAACTTGTTTGAGAGCCTTGAGGTTGGTGTGGTTGTTGAGGTCTTGGTTGTTGAGAAAATCCCGGTGGATATGACTGTTTTTCTTGTGTTGGTGCTCCacttgaacttgctccttgaccccccATGACAAATTTGGATGATGCCTCCAAGCTGGATTGTAAGTGTTAGAATATAGGTTGTTGTTGCGGTTGGAGTTTTGATTACCCACATAGAAGACCGAAGCTGGATTTGAAGGGCAATTCTCAAAAGTATGCCCGTCCCCACAATACACACATGATACTTTTGCACTTTGAACGGCAGCAGCTGGCTGTACATTTCCTCCCATACTCATGTTCTTTAAAATGTTGGTCATTGAGGCCATTTGAGCGGTTAAAGCAGTTAAAGCATCTACTTCAAGAACACCCGCTACTTTTCGGCTTGTAGGAGCTCTAGTATTTGACCATTGGTAGTTATTGCTTGCTAttctttccaaaatctcaaatgcttcGTTGTAAGACTTGGAAAGAATGGCTCCATTGGCTGAAGCGTCTAATACCATCTGAGAGGCTGCATTG
This genomic interval from Humulus lupulus chromosome 8, drHumLupu1.1, whole genome shotgun sequence contains the following:
- the LOC133795776 gene encoding uncharacterized protein LOC133795776 codes for the protein MAKNDAVIQSQAASLRNLEIQLGHLANDLKNRPQGSLPSDTENPRRDGKEQCKVVTLRSGKNLELNEEKDKRKNKPTSIQIGEEKRENSASSAAEFTQNATASVQQSAAEKCLSKPPPPFPQRFQKQQQDGQFRRFLDILKQLHINIPLVEALEQMPNYVKFLKDILTKKRRLGEFETVALTEGCSAMLKSKIPPKLKDPGSFTIPCSIGGRDVGRALCDLGASINLMPMSIFKKLGIGEVRLTTVTLQLADLSMAHPEGKIEDVLVQVDKFIFPADFIILDYEVDRDVPIILGKPFLATGRTLIDVEKGELTMRAQEEQVTFKVFNPIRSPDEVGDCLAITVKNSNMEEEVPTRGKKGICNMGSWTSSVIRQRISKKLESPSCYSIASAFIRDAGGKKCYAIALLYQLGACSSEKV